A single window of Drosophila suzukii chromosome 3, CBGP_Dsuzu_IsoJpt1.0, whole genome shotgun sequence DNA harbors:
- the LOC108020802 gene encoding uncharacterized protein — translation MEKKRCLIVLSFMLSLMRQAIQGASTQCKSTEILSENGCVDREYFLNRVILRSWKDQGFEKAKARAGLVDEMKCKENEIRTPFGCSKPPFPPRRVLQRVEVHHSRLENSKVVHDGAGFKVHHPEEEGEPKPVRKRRKRGLEPPITGHNRPRSYVFLPGRTRTRRHKCRANEVLGRRNRCIQKRRAVKHHKKEEKSEETTSTES, via the coding sequence ATGGAGAAAAAAAGGTGCTTAATTGTGCTGAGCTTTATGCTGAGTTTAATGCGGCAGGCGATACAAGGCGCTTCAACCCAGTGCAAATCCACAGAAATTCTATCCGAAAACGGCTGCGTGGATCGCGAATACTTCTTGAACCGGGTTATTTTGAGATCCTGGAAGGATCAGGGCTTCGAGAAGGCAAAGGCAAGAGCTGGCCTGGTGGATGAAATGAAGTGCAAGGAGAACGAGATCAGGACGCCCTTTGGCTGTTCCAAGCCCCCATTTCCCCCTCGCAGGGTATTGCAGCGGGTTGAGGTGCACCACAGCAGACTGGAAAACAGTAAGGTGGTGCACGATGGTGCGGGTTTTAAGGTACACCACCCAGAGGAAGAAGGAGAACCGAAACCCGTTCGAAAGCGCAGAAAACGGGGACTTGAGCCACCGATAACTGGGCACAATCGTCCACGGTCTTACGTATTTTTACCGGGAAGAACTCGAACAAGGAGACACAAGTGCCGAGCAAACGAGGTCCTCGGAAGAAGGAATCGCTGCATCCAAAAAAGGCGTGCAGTGAAGCATCATAAAAAGGAGGAGAAGTCTGAAGAAACAACCTCAACAGAATcgtaa
- the LOC108020784 gene encoding uncharacterized protein yields MQFQRSWCGLFLIFSLFLISLKNGSKAAASQCKSTEILSENGCVDREYFLNRVILRSWKDQGFEKAKARAGLVDEMKCKEHEIRTPFGCSKPAFPPRREMARSEVHHSMLNGEHVVFSNFGEAPGVYKEPVKEAKEKRAPYSGPPISGHNRPRKNYILPGRLLRTYRKCRPYESLGADGQCHRKKGKTGNYEHKNHVYGLQLRHRHEGKEPS; encoded by the coding sequence ATGCAATTTCAACGAAGCTGGTGTGGACTATTCTTAATATTCAGTTTGTTCTTAATATCCCTTAAAAATGGTTCCAAAGCTGCAGCATCACAATGCAAATCCACTGAGATCCTATCCGAAAATGGCTGCGTGGATCGCGAATACTTCTTGAACCGGGTTATTTTGAGATCCTGGAAAGATCAGGGCTTCGAGAAGGCAAAGGCGAGAGCTGGCCTGGTGGATGAAATGAAGTGCAAGGAGCACGAGATCAGGACGCCGTTTGGCTGCTCAAAGCCAGCATTTCCACCGCGCAGGGAAATGGCGAGGTCGGAAGTGCACCACAGCATGTTGAATGGCGAGCATGTGGTGTTCTCCAATTTCGGCGAGGCACCAGGCGTCTACAAGGAACCAGTCAAAGAGGCCAAGGAGAAGAGGGCTCCCTACTCAGGACCCCCCATTTCGGGCCACAATCGTCCACGTAAGAACTATATCTTGCCGGGCAGGTTGCTTCGAACCTACCGCAAGTGTCGACCATATGAATCCCTTGGAGCAGATGGACAATGCCATCGAAAGAAGGGTAAAACTGGTAACTACGAGCACAAGAATCACGTATACGGACTGCAATTGAGACACCGCCATGAAGGAAAGGAACCTAGCTAG